ACTTAGTTGCCTTTCCAGGCCTAAGTTTTTtctatattaaaaaaaaagtttctagCTTCCTTTTTTTTAAACTAACTGGCTTAatgattttctattttcattttcaGAAAAAAGATGTCCCGATGCTGTTATGCAACTTAGtaatgttaaaaaaaaagaaatggacGGTTTGTGGGCCAGTGTTTTCAGTGCTTCAATTGCATATTATTCATTTCAAATTACATAAatggacgaagaagaaaaactgatgagCCTCCAGCAGTATAATGTGAATTCATAAAGCTATTTTTCAGCTGAGAATCACGCCATGGGGGATAAAGTTTGGCATGTTATGATGTGCCTTACTGATGATAAGAATAGAATAGTTTCTCATACCCACTGAAGAAGATATCGACATCTACAGAATTAATTCGTCACGCCAGTTATTTGTATTCCCCGCCTTGACATCACCGTCTTAGCAAGTGTATAACAACAGCTGCATCTTGCCCTATAAAAACAGCATGAAATGCAGAGAAACTAATTAAAACACCATCCTAGCAGCTGTATACATCATTCGTTCTTATACACCTAACAGATATCATGGGGGCAAGTGTCTCCGTACCAAATGATGATCCTCATTATCCTGCTAATTCTAATCAAGCAACTGAAATCAAAGAGGTCTCGAGTGAGGTCGTGAAAGACAACTTGGCATCTGACAATTCAAAAATTACAATGAAAAAGATCAATAGTAAAACAGAAATACCTGCAGCCATAATTAAGGAAGACAGTCAGACGGCCaaaccagttccactttctggtaATCGTAGTGCTAAAACTGTGGGTCCTGATAATAAGAATAGCAAAAATAATGATAAGCTAGCACCGCCACTCCCTCACAAGTACAACTGCATTATACAAGAAGCAGATACGAACATAAACCAGTCAGAGCTTCACAGTCATCTGAGCTCTGGGATCCTCTTGAATCAAAAGAAACAGGCAAGTTCAAACTAAATTCTACCTGAAAATTTGAGggtatttatataaaaaaagaaagaaaaaaaaatctaccagCTAGCTCGTTAAGTGAGTTTTGTAATTGGAAGTTTGGTACTAATTATTGTTCGTATTTTTGTTAACTTCTGAGCTGTTCAGAAGTACTGGATTGACGATTCAGGTTGCAACTGCTTTATGTTGTTTCCAAGGAGTCTTGCCATAACTTGGGCTGAAGACAAGCGGTATTGGCACTGGCCTTCCGTAAAAGAATCATCAACAAGGTAAGTCGATGAGCCAATTAGGTTATATAGGAGTTTAGGTGGACAGTTCACAATCCAAACTAAACAATTTGTATTCTATAACTCGTTGTACGTATCTGAAATATTGGGTTCAAAATACTAATACGGTTAGCTTTTGGAGTAAATTACTTATCAAATACAAACTCTGAAACCTGTTCCATCAGATAAACTTCGGAACACTAATCCACCAAACCTAGCAGAACATAACAGTCCATAAACAAACATTAATAAGTTGTGCTCTAAGAAATTGGGTGACCTCTAGCAACTGCTCTTTATTGTAGTGATCCAGATGCTAAATGGTTGTAACTTGTAACTAATGTATCTAATTGCACCTAGTTCTATTAACCTGCATGCAGTGATGAGATGGCAATTGAAGTAGCTGAGCTTTTGAATGTTTGTTGGCTGGAGGCAAATGGAAAATTAGACATATCAAAACTCACGCCGGGAGTAAAATACGATATTTTATTTGTAGTAATGTTGAAAAATTCAGCTTATGGATGGGAAGCACCAGTGAACCTTAGACTAGTACACCCAGATGGAAAGATACAACAACGCGAAGAGAATTTACAAGTCAAGCCAAAGTCACAGTGGATAGAACTTCACGTTGGTGAATTTCCAACACCACCACAACCTGATgataaacaagaaaaagaaattcaATTCTCTTTGTTTGAATACGAAGATGGAAAATGGAAACGGGGGCTCGTCATCAAAGGAGTCATTCTTCGACCTAAGAAATAAATAGGTTCGTAGACTATTCATGTAACCAGGCGATGACATGTTCTAGTAGCAATAACACTTTCACGTGTAAAGAAATACTTTACATGATGGTGTAATCCAGTGCTTTGTAAGGAGTTATCCAATTAATAAGATCATGGAATGATTTCAACTACCTGTCAACTAAATATTTCATAAAGGAGAAATCTGGtataagttatttcaaacaaaaaaaaaataataataataatttgcaTGGAGTGATCAACTTATACAATATTATGGGATGATATAAACCACCTAGTTGTATTAAAACAATAGTAAAGAGTTCAGAAAGTTACTTAAACTAAGAAGTTGGAGCAGAGAAATCACAAATCAATCAGTAAGTAGTTAAAATTTGCATTATTCGTAGTAATCACATCATCATGCATGAAATTtcaaacaaaaacataaaaagaatcctaaaaaattaaaaaaattgatgaaGATCAATTGCGAAAGAATGGTCTTTCCCTACGACTATAGAACTAGAAACCTAAGACTCAATTCCGCCAACTAGACTGATGATGCAATAGCTTTTACTGGCATTATTATTAAACGAAAAAAATTGCATGGAGGATCTACATTAAACAATCATACCTTAGAACggaaataattgtattgatgccaataGTAGTTTAATATAAAAACTTATCTAACAAGAAGACTTCTTGATATCATATATTAACATGTTCAGGCGTTTTAGGGAGCAGAGATGTACATACCTTAGGTACAGCACATATCAGAACAAGGCGGTCAGAATCAACGCTGATGTACGATAACCTATAACAGTCAGCAATAgg
This is a stretch of genomic DNA from Papaver somniferum cultivar HN1 chromosome 1, ASM357369v1, whole genome shotgun sequence. It encodes these proteins:
- the LOC113280749 gene encoding protein PHLOEM PROTEIN 2-LIKE A1-like, whose product is MGASVSVPNDDPHYPANSNQATEIKEVSSEVVKDNLASDNSKITMKKINSKTEIPAAIIKEDSQTAKPVPLSGNRSAKTVGPDNKNSKNNDKLAPPLPHKYNCIIQEADTNINQSELHSHLSSGILLNQKKQKYWIDDSGCNCFMLFPRSLAITWAEDKRYWHWPSVKESSTSDEMAIEVAELLNVCWLEANGKLDISKLTPGVKYDILFVVMLKNSAYGWEAPVNLRLVHPDGKIQQREENLQVKPKSQWIELHVGEFPTPPQPDDKQEKEIQFSLFEYEDGKWKRGLVIKGVILRPKK